Within bacterium, the genomic segment CAGGACGAAGTCACGTTTCCCTACGCGCCGTCCCGCGCGAAACGTTATGTCGGCGAGATCCTCGGGGACTTCCGCGGCACGCTGGTCAGCGACGGCTACGAAGCGTATGACCGGTTCGCCTCACACAGAGATGAGGTGGTGCACGCGCTGTGCTGGATGCACGCCCGTCGCGGCTTCGTGAAGTCCGAAGAGGTCGAGCCAGGGCTGTCGGAGGTGGCGCTGGATCAGATCGGGCTGCTCTACGAGCACGAGGAGCGGATCGCGGCGGAAGGACTTTCGGGTCGGGAGAAGCTCGAAGTGCGCGCTTGCGCGCCGCCGCGGGCTCCAGGTGTTCCTGGGCGACCCCGAGGTCCCGCTCGACACCAATCACCTCGAGCGCGCACTGAGCCCGATTCCGATGGGGCGCAAGAACTCTTATGACCGGTGTCTAGACTACTCGGGTGCAGCGATGTCGGCTATTGGATTCGCCGCTTCGACCGGGCTTTCGGTGATGCTCGGGTCAGCGCTCAAAGGTGTCTTCGAGCAGTAGCAAGGCTAGCTGCGGCTCAGC encodes:
- a CDS encoding transposase, coding for MSRGSLSNWIGRVIDLLEPIYEAQLCSILSGQVVAMNETPIRAGRKAKAKAKGKMRTAYFWPVYGEQDEVTFPYAPSRAKRYVGEILGDFRGTLVSDGYEAYDRFASHRDEVVHALCWMHARRGFVKSEEVEPGLSEVALDQIGLLYEHEERIAAEGLSGREKLEVRACAPPRAPGVPGRPRGPARHQSPRARTEPDSDGAQELL